The DNA window ATTAAGAATAAGGTGATTAGATAGTGTTTTGGAATCTGGGttccttgttgttgatgcagcttgttctttgttttatgtGACTTTATTTTGCGCAttggttttgtttatttggaaaGCTGCTTATACCAAATTGAATTGCATTGGAATACGTggtttaaatgatttaaagtaCCACAAGATGTATTGCAAGATCAACAATTTTCccttttgatatttttatttcttgcagAGATGACACAGTTGGATTTGTTGGCAATGTTggtaattaaaatgtaataatccgGAAAACTGGTTTAAAAACTGTCAATGGTTCTTGCCAACAGGTGGACCCCGAGGCCATGCGTAATTCCGCTCTTGTCCTGTCCTGGTTGAGGCTCGTGCAGGCTGCGCGTAACGGAGAGGAGCAGAACATGGAGGCCTTCCTGAAAGCGGGTCAGCTGTACGTGAGGACCATCCGGGACATCAGGCAGGAAGAGGAGCTGCTGGTGTGGTACGACCAAGAGCTGTCTCACCTGCTGGGCTTCACGGACATGACCAGAGGCTCAAGTGAAGGTGAGGGAGAGAACTGTGATGTAATGTGGGTCAAGatcctgctgtaaaaaaaaagccagcgTACAGCTTTTGAGCATATTCTtaatacaaaattaaaacagCAGATTGAGTGTTCCATTGCAGAATAAACATTTGTGATTTGACTTCTGTGAGCAAACAACTCAGAACTCTCTAAAATCCATATTCGCATCTCATCATTGGATGTATCAGTACtcacatttgttattttttgtctctttcagaGTTCAAATGTGGAAGATGTAGCCAGGTCTTCAAGCATGAGTATCCTTTCCTGGCTCACTGCCGATTCCTGTGCACTCAAGTCAAGAGTGACACCTGGGGCCGCGAGGTTTACGAGCACAAGCGCTTGGAAATTAAGAGGCAACATCGAGTGACAGACTTCCACAACATCGCCAGAGACTTGGAACACAAGAAATCCAGCAGCAGCAACGAGGACGCAGAGATTTTCCCCAAAAGAAGGAAATATGAGGACACTCTTTACCCCAAAAGCCGGAAAGCGGTTCTGTTGGAgaagacaaacatttcaaacgACGACAATATCACACCAATGAGCAAAGGCTACGAGCAGGCACTAGGAGATGCATCGTCCTCTGCTGGGAAAGCCGAGAAGATCAAACAGGGTCACGTGGGATGTAAAGATGTGGAAATAGGGGACGCCAAAGGGACTTTTACGCACGAGGGAGAGATTGGCGCGcgggaggagacaggagagagctCCAGTTTGCGctcaagcagcagcagcagcgcatTTTCTCGGGTTATTTCCAGCCAGGGCGACCAGAAAAGCGCATTTTGCAAACCGAGTAAAAGAACTTCTCCTGTGCAGCCCCAGGCGTGCGTCAGCAGCGTTCCAACAGCCCCCTCTAGCCGCTTAGAGGAGATGACTGACGCATTTCCTTCCAGGACAGTTATGGGATACAACAATCTGATGGCATCAAACATCCTGAGCGCTGACTTACAGACTGTGCCATCCCCGGTGGCGTTAAACAACTCTTTCCATTACGCACCGGAACACTGGCCCCGGAGCATTGGCGTCCAGTTGCAGACCACTTCGTCTCTCACGATCCTGCCTCCGACTTACACCTCATACGGTGTCTCTGTGCAGAACTGGTGCGCCAAATGCAACCTCTCTTTCCGCATGACATCAGACCTCGTCTTCCACATGCGTTCTCATCACAAGAAGGAGTTCGCAGCGGAGTCCCAGGTGAGgcgaaggagggaggagaaactCACCTGTCCGATCTGCCATGAGTACTTCAGGGAGCGGCACCACCTCTCCAGACACATGACCTCTCATAACTGAGATGCAAAAGGACAGAACACTTATTTATTCCCACACGATGCTCGTATATAAACAGGTTTAGACTCCAGATTCACAGCGAGGCTTTGGTGCGTAACAGTGAATGTAGTTAGCTGTTAAGAAAACACGAAAACTGACACACGTAACCTTCACAGCCTGTCCACTAGATGGCGATAGAGATACGTGTTGGAATGATCTCACTGCAGTTGGTTGGCTGTCCTTTTAGGCctgtttgttagcttgatgatTATTTTGTGCCTTATGGAACTCAGGAGGGGAACAAAGACGGAGAGGTCTCGAGGACAGCTTATGATTGTCAGAAATGTCAATCCTCTTATTTATCTGcttttctctgctctgattTGTACAAGAGACATGGATTGAGTGTGTTTGCACTTTGGCTTTGAACtcttaaaaatatgaaaatgaaacGGATGAGTCTTGTGTCTTCTTTCAAATCAAAGAGGGTGTCAGTTTCTTTCTGGTTTAGTAGGCGGTGACTGAGACCAACCTCTCCATTTTCCATTATGTAGTAAGAGCGTATCATTAGTTTTTAGAGCAGATTGTATTTTAACATGCCAGTGGTCTATTAATTTTAAAGATTGGGCATGAACCAACAGAATAAGCTTGTTGTTCTAATTCTGATCACCAATTTACGGAAGGCCTAAGCAAACATGCATCCATAAATTTTATTAACTACATTTTTCTGTCATAACGAGTTAATTTTAATTCTTTAATCAAGATCAGATGAATTATTCATCATGATACAACCAAGCTTGTGTTCTAATGACAATGGGATCATTTTCTGGCAATCAAACTTAGGCTGGGTCACTGTGATAGTCCACACCAAGACAAACCATGATGCCACACACAAATGAGGTAAGTTAAACctatttctgtttgttgtgtgcttTTGCTACTCTAGCATTAGAAAGCAACGGACAagaacaacaaccacaacaataaaaataaaagaacaggtAACACTTATGTACACTGTAACACACAACGTAGAGAACTCCGGTTCTTTGTGCTTGATGGGTTATTGAAAACTGAATGCAATTGAGTAGAAATTTGTTTTGAGGTGAGTCTTAAAAATACCAATAGTGGGTGAGAGACGGATGTTTGGAAATAAGGAGTTCCATACATTTGGCAAAAATCCTGATTCGCAtaacaccttgtcctggatCTGGGCATGGACAGAAGGTTTTGTTCAAATGACCTTTGATCTCTTACCTGATCATATGGGGACAGGGGTTCTGAAAGGTAAGCGGGGACAAGTCCATTATATCACCTTGAACACAGTCAGCagtatttttaaaatcaatcgTCTGTAAGAAGGCAAGAATTGGGGCGATGTGATCTCCTCTTTTTGACCGTGTTAAACCAGCTGCAGCTGCTTAGACCACCTAACACACTTGACATagtcagagaaaataaaagttgtttttaatagATCTATGTCATCTGAGATACCTAGCCCAACAGTTTAGCATTCAAggtgaaataaagaaaatgttaaaaacaatcAGAGGCTGATTTCCAAACTGCCACTCAAAAACATATTGGAGATGAAGAAGTTTCATTGTTATCGTTCATGGACTTCCTCGATACTGTCCACGTACCGCTTTagctttgtgatgttttttctcCAGTAGTGGGACAGCCTACGTCCCATTCATGTCAGGCTGCAGACAGACGGACATAAATAGCCGTCTCTGTTGCAGGTAAATGAGGCGGGAAGGAGGCCTGGAGTTCATGGGAAAGTCGAGGCTTGACCGTGTTCAGTCCGTCTGTAACATTAGCAGGAATGTGAACTAGCAGGCTGCTGAgttctgcttttatttcagtCGAGCCGTTTTCTC is part of the Labrus bergylta chromosome 10, fLabBer1.1, whole genome shotgun sequence genome and encodes:
- the znf488 gene encoding zinc finger protein 488, which translates into the protein MSGSLTMDYTFLPRSIWTADSKFLQHPADLYTSVVVTRSIPAGTCFGPCVLQNTFYDTIAFIAQKSCDKRAKSYVFRVDPEAMRNSALVLSWLRLVQAARNGEEQNMEAFLKAGQLYVRTIRDIRQEEELLVWYDQELSHLLGFTDMTRGSSEEFKCGRCSQVFKHEYPFLAHCRFLCTQVKSDTWGREVYEHKRLEIKRQHRVTDFHNIARDLEHKKSSSSNEDAEIFPKRRKYEDTLYPKSRKAVLLEKTNISNDDNITPMSKGYEQALGDASSSAGKAEKIKQGHVGCKDVEIGDAKGTFTHEGEIGAREETGESSSLRSSSSSSAFSRVISSQGDQKSAFCKPSKRTSPVQPQACVSSVPTAPSSRLEEMTDAFPSRTVMGYNNLMASNILSADLQTVPSPVALNNSFHYAPEHWPRSIGVQLQTTSSLTILPPTYTSYGVSVQNWCAKCNLSFRMTSDLVFHMRSHHKKEFAAESQVRRRREEKLTCPICHEYFRERHHLSRHMTSHN